The proteins below come from a single Candidatus Eisenbacteria bacterium genomic window:
- the prfA gene encoding peptide chain release factor 1, with amino-acid sequence MDERILESAKKAISKYEELTALISSPEVFKDSSKLKEIGKERSALEELAGKGKEYVQLFVDISDAESITRSSEDKELVELAKQELDELEEKRVGLEKEIRLLLLPRDPNDDKNAIVEIRAGTGGDEAALFAGEMFRMYSKYAESRNWKVEVLGSSETGTGGMKEAIFLVEGKGAFGRLKHERGVHRVQRVPETEASGRIHTSAVTVAVLLEAEEIDVQISPDELEIDVFRSSGPGGQSVNTADSAVRIKHVPTGLVVQCQDERSQLKNKAKALKVLRARLLDMARKDQDEKLAQDRRSQVGSGDRSEKIRTYNFPQGRVTDHRIGLTLHKLNDVLEGKLDEFIDSLAASQQDDRLKLKAS; translated from the coding sequence ATGGACGAGAGAATACTGGAATCGGCAAAAAAGGCCATATCGAAGTATGAAGAGCTGACTGCTCTTATAAGTTCGCCGGAAGTCTTCAAAGACTCTTCGAAATTGAAGGAGATAGGAAAAGAGAGAAGTGCACTCGAAGAGCTGGCCGGCAAGGGCAAGGAGTACGTTCAGCTCTTTGTGGACATCTCCGACGCCGAAAGCATAACGCGCAGCTCGGAAGATAAGGAGCTTGTCGAGCTTGCGAAGCAGGAGCTTGACGAGCTTGAAGAGAAGAGGGTTGGGCTCGAAAAAGAAATCCGGCTTCTTCTCCTGCCCAGAGATCCCAATGATGACAAGAACGCCATAGTTGAGATAAGGGCCGGCACCGGCGGTGACGAAGCTGCCCTTTTTGCCGGTGAGATGTTCAGGATGTATTCCAAGTACGCTGAATCGAGAAACTGGAAGGTCGAAGTCCTGGGTTCGAGTGAGACAGGGACCGGCGGGATGAAGGAAGCGATTTTCCTCGTTGAGGGAAAGGGCGCATTCGGGCGGCTGAAGCATGAAAGAGGCGTGCACAGAGTGCAGCGGGTTCCCGAAACGGAGGCAAGCGGAAGGATCCACACGTCCGCGGTCACGGTTGCAGTTCTTCTTGAGGCGGAGGAAATCGACGTTCAAATATCGCCGGATGAATTGGAGATAGATGTGTTTCGTTCGTCCGGTCCCGGCGGCCAGAGCGTGAACACTGCAGATTCGGCGGTTAGGATAAAACACGTTCCCACGGGCTTGGTCGTTCAGTGTCAGGACGAGAGGTCTCAACTTAAGAACAAGGCAAAAGCGCTCAAGGTCTTGAGGGCGAGACTCCTTGATATGGCAAGAAAGGACCAGGATGAAAAACTTGCTCAGGACAGGCGCTCTCAGGTCGGATCAGGGGATAGAAGCGAAAAGATAAGGACATACAACTTTCCTCAGGGCCGGGTGACCGACCACAGGATTGGCCTTACTCTTCACAAACTCAATGATGTCCTGGAAGGCAAGTTGGACGAGTTCATAGATTCTCTTGCTGCGTCTCAGCAAGACGATAGACTCAAGCTCAAAGCCAGTTAA